One Roseomonas gilardii subsp. gilardii genomic region harbors:
- a CDS encoding RrF2 family transcriptional regulator yields MLLKQDRALTAISVMLDVAFHIGRGAEVASGGDIADRLGAAKRGIEPVFQALSRAGLLDSTRGPRGGYRLARRPRDIRLWDVVSALAEEEESPDMTGQLQAAVVAPLWGEMEGLLRERLEGMTLDDLLRRAQARGLKRPSTEPLNFAI; encoded by the coding sequence ATGCTGCTGAAACAGGATCGAGCCCTCACCGCCATTTCCGTGATGCTGGATGTCGCCTTCCATATCGGGCGCGGCGCGGAGGTGGCGAGCGGCGGGGACATCGCGGACCGCCTCGGCGCGGCCAAGCGGGGGATCGAGCCGGTCTTCCAGGCCCTGTCCCGCGCCGGGCTGCTGGACAGCACGCGCGGCCCGCGCGGCGGCTACCGCCTTGCCCGCCGGCCGCGCGACATCCGCCTCTGGGACGTGGTGTCCGCCCTGGCCGAGGAGGAGGAGAGCCCGGACATGACCGGCCAGCTCCAGGCCGCCGTGGTGGCGCCGCTCTGGGGGGAGATGGAGGGCTTGCTGCGGGAGCGGCTGGAGGGGATGACCCTGGACGACCTGCTGCGCCGTGCCCAGGCGCGCGGCCTCAAGCGCCCTTCCACGGAGCCGCTGAACTTCGCCATCTGA